In one Lycium barbarum isolate Lr01 chromosome 7, ASM1917538v2, whole genome shotgun sequence genomic region, the following are encoded:
- the LOC132603226 gene encoding nascent polypeptide-associated complex subunit beta-like produces the protein MNVEKLRKMAGSVRTGGKGTMRRKKKAVHKTTTTDDKRLQSTLKRIGVNAIPAIEEVNIFKEDVVIQFINPKVQASIAANTWVVSGTPQTKKLQDILPQIIHQLGPDNLENLKKLAEQFQKQAPGGAAGTDAVEGAAVAQEDDDEVPELVAGETFEAAAEGHTS, from the exons ATGAATGTAGAAAAGCTACGCAAGATGGCCGGTTCGGTCAGAACTGGTGGAAAGGGTACCATGAGAAG AAAGAAGAAGGCTGTACACAAGACAACTACAACAGATGACAAAAGACTACAGAGCACCTTGAAAAGAATAGGTGTCAATGCTATCCCCGCTATTGAAGAGGTCAACATTTTCAAGGAGGATGTTGTTATCCAATTCATTAACCCCAAAG TTCAAGCATCTATTGCTGCGAACACATGGGTCGTTAGTGGTACCCCCCAGACAAAGA AATTGCAGGATATTCTTCCTCAGATTATTCACCAGCTGG GTCCTGATAATTTGGAGAATTTGAAGAAGTTGGCTGAGCAGTTCCAGAAGCAGGCACCTGGTGGTGCTGCAGGTACAGATGCGGTTGAAGGTGCTGCGGTAGCACAGGAAGATGATGATGAGGTACCAGAACTTGTGGCTGGTGAAACTTTTGAAGCTGCTGCTGAGGGTCACACTTCCTAA
- the LOC132603227 gene encoding pathogenesis-related homeodomain protein isoform X1, giving the protein MPGKTDKDMHKAVARSSQVKNVLRRLEKTRSKLKSKSHGRATHASSSKRTAAGEGKEKCCSGKNILKKEIPQKAKSSKLEHDNVDIGSEKLKRRRRKRRRKRNEDPDDVSRLQRRTRYLLIKMKLEQNLIDAYSAEGWKGQSREKIRPERELQRAKKQILKCKLGIREMVHRLDLLSSAGQIDDSAISPDGSVHHEHIICAKCKLQEAFPDNDIILCDGTCNCAFHQKCIDPPLSTENIPPGDEGWFCKFCKCKMEIIEATNAHLGTHFAVDCNWEDIFKEEALLPEDGESSVCPEQDWPSDDSKDDDYDPEKVANSHSSSTDSFESDSSGEASSGSIFGSLEDELLALTGKPEDGSGGKDYLSEQIARMDYEETDFEVLSGPRLRKAVDYIKLNDEMFGKHAPGIEQNSEDEDWGPGKRKRRRKESESDAASTLITLFESERSCPEKIANEVEKESCGRPAKREIFRIPPDAVEELRRVFAENELPSREVRVNLSKQLGIEYEKVNKWFKNARYMALKARKVRIEPADHILSSDAEENVATAPKDLAKSPNEETANLVIRPSKKKHNKKAVKPSTDKVETLVEFGDDVSLKLLRERAKKERRKLNSKERERIQEAEAEMQKLCRIKDKIARLQDFLLRFPSRRGRRAEASSLDETLVVFVPVAELKEKRCNARSANSKSGYMSILQYSKF; this is encoded by the exons ATGCCTGGAAAAACAGATAAAGATATGCATAAAGCAGTTGCGCGCTCATCACAAGTAAAAAATGTGTTGAGAAGATTAGAGAAAACGAGATCGAAGCTGAAATCAAAATCTCATGGAAGGGCTACTCATGCATCTTCGTCAAAGAGAACAGCTGCTGGTGAAGGTAAGGAGAAGTGCTGTTCTGGAAAAAACATACTCAAGAAAGAAATTCCGCAAAAAGCTAAATCGTCGAAGTTAGAACATGACAACGTGGATATTGGGTCTGAAAAGTTAAAGAGAAGGAgaagaaaaaggagaagaaaacGTAATGAAGATCCAGATGATGTTTCACGTTTACAAAGGAGAACAAGATACCTCTTGATCAAGATGAAGCTAGAGCAGAATCTTATTGATGCTTATTCTGCAGAAGGCTGGAAAGGTCAGAG TCGAGAAAAAATTAGGCCAGAAAGAGAACTACAAAGAGCGAAGAAGCAAATATTAAAATGCAAGCTTGGAATAAGGGAGATGGTTCACCGGCTGGATTTGCTTAGCTCTGCTGGGCAGATTGACGATTCTGCTATTTCTCCAGATGGATCTGTCCATCATGAACAT ATTATCTGTGCCAAATGCAAATTGCAGGAAGCTTTCCCTGACAATGATATCATACTTTGTGATGGTACATGCAACTGCGCCTTCCATCAAAAATGTATTGATCCTccactatcaacggaaaata TACcgccgggtgatgaaggatggtTTTGCAAATTTTGCAAGTGTAAAATGGAAATAATAGAAGCAACAAATGCTCATCTTGGCACCCACTTTGCTGTGGACTGTAATTGGGAG GATATCTTTAAGGAAGAAGCTCTTCTGCCCGAAGATGGGGAGTCATCGGTATGCCCAGAACAAGACTGGCCATCTGATGACTCCAAAGATGATGACTATGATCCCGAAAAAGTTGCGAATAGTCACAGTAGTAGTACTGATAGCTTTGAGAGTGATTCTTCCGGTGAAGCAAGCAGTGGAAGCATATTTGGATCACTTGAGGATGAATTGTTAGCTTTAACAGGAAAGCCAGAAGACGGAAGCGGTGGAAAAGATTATTTGTCTGAACAAATTGCTAGGATGGATTATGAGGAAACTGACTTCGAAGTTCTATCTGGCCCCAGACTGAGAAAAGCTGTTGATTACATCAAGTTAAATGAT GAAATGTTTGGAAAGCATGCTCCTGGGATTGAGCAAAATAGTGAAGACGAAGATTGGGGTCCAGGTAAAAGAAAGCGTAGACGGAAGGAGTCTGAATCAGATGCTGCAAGCACCCTTATAACCCTCTTTGAAAGTGAGAGAAGTTGTCCAGAAAAAATAGCGAATGAAGTGGAAAAAGAGTCTTGTGGTAGACCAGCCAAGAGAGAAATATTTAGGATTCCTCCTGATGCAGTCGAG GAACTTCGCCGTGTATTTGCTGAGAATGAACTTCCATCTAGAGAAGTGCGGGTGAacctctccaagcagctgggtaTTGAATATGAGAAG GTGAACAAATGGTTCAAGAATGCACGGTATATGGCCCTTAAAGCTAGAAAGGTAAGGATTGAACCTGCAGATCATATTTTGTCAAGTGATGCAGAAGAAAATGTAGCCACGGCACCTAAAGATCTTGCGAAATCACCTAATGAAGAAACTGCCAACTTGGTGATCCGTCCTTCCAAGAAAAAGCATAACAAAAAAGCAGTAAAACCGTCAACAGACAAAGTAGAG ACACTTGTAGAATTTGGCGATGACGTGAGCCTGAAACTACTGCGAGAGAGGgcaaaaaaagaaaggagaaaacTCAATTCCAAGGAAAGGGAAAGAATACAAGAAGCTGAAGCTGAGATGCAAAAGCTTTGTCGGATCAAGGACAAAATAGCGAGACTCCAGGACTTTTTACTAAGGTTTCCAAGTCGCAGAGGTAGAAGAGCGGAAGCTTCTAGTTTAGATGAAACATTGGTTGTCTTTGTACCTGTtgcagagttaaaggagaaaAG GTGCAATGCTCGAAGTGCAAACTCGAAATCTGGGTACATGAGTATCTTGCAGTATTCAAAATTTTGA
- the LOC132603227 gene encoding pathogenesis-related homeodomain protein isoform X2, whose amino-acid sequence MPGKTDKDMHKAVARSSQVKNVLRRLEKTRSKLKSKSHGRATHASSSKRTAAGEGKEKCCSGKNILKKEIPQKAKSSKLEHDNVDIGSEKLKRRRRKRRRKRNEDPDDVSRLQRRTRYLLIKMKLEQNLIDAYSAEGWKGQSREKIRPERELQRAKKQILKCKLGIREMVHRLDLLSSAGQIDDSAISPDGSVHHEHIICAKCKLQEAFPDNDIILCDGTCNCAFHQKCIDPPLSTENIPPGDEGWFCKFCKCKMEIIEATNAHLGTHFAVDCNWEDIFKEEALLPEDGESSVCPEQDWPSDDSKDDDYDPEKVANSHSSSTDSFESDSSGEASSGSIFGSLEDELLALTGKPEDGSGGKDYLSEQIARMDYEETDFEVLSGPRLRKAVDYIKLNDEMFGKHAPGIEQNSEDEDWGPGKRKRRRKESESDAASTLITLFESERSCPEKIANEVEKESCGRPAKREIFRIPPDAVEELRRVFAENELPSREVRVNLSKQLGIEYEKVNKWFKNARYMALKARKVRIEPADHILSSDAEENVATAPKDLAKSPNEETANLVIRPSKKKHNKKAVKPSTDKVETLVEFGDDVSLKLLRERAKKERRKLNSKERERIQEAEAEMQKLCRIKDKIARLQDFLLRFPSRRGRRAEASSLDETLVVFVPVAELKEKSVDHNDLIV is encoded by the exons ATGCCTGGAAAAACAGATAAAGATATGCATAAAGCAGTTGCGCGCTCATCACAAGTAAAAAATGTGTTGAGAAGATTAGAGAAAACGAGATCGAAGCTGAAATCAAAATCTCATGGAAGGGCTACTCATGCATCTTCGTCAAAGAGAACAGCTGCTGGTGAAGGTAAGGAGAAGTGCTGTTCTGGAAAAAACATACTCAAGAAAGAAATTCCGCAAAAAGCTAAATCGTCGAAGTTAGAACATGACAACGTGGATATTGGGTCTGAAAAGTTAAAGAGAAGGAgaagaaaaaggagaagaaaacGTAATGAAGATCCAGATGATGTTTCACGTTTACAAAGGAGAACAAGATACCTCTTGATCAAGATGAAGCTAGAGCAGAATCTTATTGATGCTTATTCTGCAGAAGGCTGGAAAGGTCAGAG TCGAGAAAAAATTAGGCCAGAAAGAGAACTACAAAGAGCGAAGAAGCAAATATTAAAATGCAAGCTTGGAATAAGGGAGATGGTTCACCGGCTGGATTTGCTTAGCTCTGCTGGGCAGATTGACGATTCTGCTATTTCTCCAGATGGATCTGTCCATCATGAACAT ATTATCTGTGCCAAATGCAAATTGCAGGAAGCTTTCCCTGACAATGATATCATACTTTGTGATGGTACATGCAACTGCGCCTTCCATCAAAAATGTATTGATCCTccactatcaacggaaaata TACcgccgggtgatgaaggatggtTTTGCAAATTTTGCAAGTGTAAAATGGAAATAATAGAAGCAACAAATGCTCATCTTGGCACCCACTTTGCTGTGGACTGTAATTGGGAG GATATCTTTAAGGAAGAAGCTCTTCTGCCCGAAGATGGGGAGTCATCGGTATGCCCAGAACAAGACTGGCCATCTGATGACTCCAAAGATGATGACTATGATCCCGAAAAAGTTGCGAATAGTCACAGTAGTAGTACTGATAGCTTTGAGAGTGATTCTTCCGGTGAAGCAAGCAGTGGAAGCATATTTGGATCACTTGAGGATGAATTGTTAGCTTTAACAGGAAAGCCAGAAGACGGAAGCGGTGGAAAAGATTATTTGTCTGAACAAATTGCTAGGATGGATTATGAGGAAACTGACTTCGAAGTTCTATCTGGCCCCAGACTGAGAAAAGCTGTTGATTACATCAAGTTAAATGAT GAAATGTTTGGAAAGCATGCTCCTGGGATTGAGCAAAATAGTGAAGACGAAGATTGGGGTCCAGGTAAAAGAAAGCGTAGACGGAAGGAGTCTGAATCAGATGCTGCAAGCACCCTTATAACCCTCTTTGAAAGTGAGAGAAGTTGTCCAGAAAAAATAGCGAATGAAGTGGAAAAAGAGTCTTGTGGTAGACCAGCCAAGAGAGAAATATTTAGGATTCCTCCTGATGCAGTCGAG GAACTTCGCCGTGTATTTGCTGAGAATGAACTTCCATCTAGAGAAGTGCGGGTGAacctctccaagcagctgggtaTTGAATATGAGAAG GTGAACAAATGGTTCAAGAATGCACGGTATATGGCCCTTAAAGCTAGAAAGGTAAGGATTGAACCTGCAGATCATATTTTGTCAAGTGATGCAGAAGAAAATGTAGCCACGGCACCTAAAGATCTTGCGAAATCACCTAATGAAGAAACTGCCAACTTGGTGATCCGTCCTTCCAAGAAAAAGCATAACAAAAAAGCAGTAAAACCGTCAACAGACAAAGTAGAG ACACTTGTAGAATTTGGCGATGACGTGAGCCTGAAACTACTGCGAGAGAGGgcaaaaaaagaaaggagaaaacTCAATTCCAAGGAAAGGGAAAGAATACAAGAAGCTGAAGCTGAGATGCAAAAGCTTTGTCGGATCAAGGACAAAATAGCGAGACTCCAGGACTTTTTACTAAGGTTTCCAAGTCGCAGAGGTAGAAGAGCGGAAGCTTCTAGTTTAGATGAAACATTGGTTGTCTTTGTACCTGTtgcagagttaaaggagaaaAG TGTAGATCATAATGATTTGATTGTTTAA
- the LOC132603227 gene encoding pathogenesis-related homeodomain protein isoform X4 yields the protein MPGKTDKDMHKAVARSSQVKNVLRRLEKTRSKLKSKSHGRATHASSSKRTAAGEGKEKCCSGKNILKKEIPQKAKSSKLEHDNVDIGSEKLKRRRRKRRRKRNEDPDDVSRLQRRTRYLLIKMKLEQNLIDAYSAEGWKGQSREKIRPERELQRAKKQILKCKLGIREMVHRLDLLSSAGQIDDSAISPDGSVHHEHIICAKCKLQEAFPDNDIILCDGTCNCAFHQKCIDPPLSTENIPPGDEGWFCKFCKCKMEIIEATNAHLGTHFAVDCNWEDIFKEEALLPEDGESSVCPEQDWPSDDSKDDDYDPEKVANSHSSSTDSFESDSSGEASSGSIFGSLEDELLALTGKPEDGSGGKDYLSEQIARMDYEETDFEVLSGPRLRKAVDYIKLNDEMFGKHAPGIEQNSEDEDWGPGKRKRRRKESESDAASTLITLFESERSCPEKIANEVEKESCGRPAKREIFRIPPDAVEELRRVFAENELPSREVRVNLSKQLGIEYEKVNKWFKNARYMALKARKVRIEPADHILSSDAEENVATAPKDLAKSPNEETANLVIRPSKKKHNKKAVKPSTDKVETLVEFGDDVSLKLLRERAKKERRKLNSKERERIQEAEAEMQKLCRIKDKIARLQDFLLRFPSRRGRRAEASSLDETLVVFVPVAELKEKR from the exons ATGCCTGGAAAAACAGATAAAGATATGCATAAAGCAGTTGCGCGCTCATCACAAGTAAAAAATGTGTTGAGAAGATTAGAGAAAACGAGATCGAAGCTGAAATCAAAATCTCATGGAAGGGCTACTCATGCATCTTCGTCAAAGAGAACAGCTGCTGGTGAAGGTAAGGAGAAGTGCTGTTCTGGAAAAAACATACTCAAGAAAGAAATTCCGCAAAAAGCTAAATCGTCGAAGTTAGAACATGACAACGTGGATATTGGGTCTGAAAAGTTAAAGAGAAGGAgaagaaaaaggagaagaaaacGTAATGAAGATCCAGATGATGTTTCACGTTTACAAAGGAGAACAAGATACCTCTTGATCAAGATGAAGCTAGAGCAGAATCTTATTGATGCTTATTCTGCAGAAGGCTGGAAAGGTCAGAG TCGAGAAAAAATTAGGCCAGAAAGAGAACTACAAAGAGCGAAGAAGCAAATATTAAAATGCAAGCTTGGAATAAGGGAGATGGTTCACCGGCTGGATTTGCTTAGCTCTGCTGGGCAGATTGACGATTCTGCTATTTCTCCAGATGGATCTGTCCATCATGAACAT ATTATCTGTGCCAAATGCAAATTGCAGGAAGCTTTCCCTGACAATGATATCATACTTTGTGATGGTACATGCAACTGCGCCTTCCATCAAAAATGTATTGATCCTccactatcaacggaaaata TACcgccgggtgatgaaggatggtTTTGCAAATTTTGCAAGTGTAAAATGGAAATAATAGAAGCAACAAATGCTCATCTTGGCACCCACTTTGCTGTGGACTGTAATTGGGAG GATATCTTTAAGGAAGAAGCTCTTCTGCCCGAAGATGGGGAGTCATCGGTATGCCCAGAACAAGACTGGCCATCTGATGACTCCAAAGATGATGACTATGATCCCGAAAAAGTTGCGAATAGTCACAGTAGTAGTACTGATAGCTTTGAGAGTGATTCTTCCGGTGAAGCAAGCAGTGGAAGCATATTTGGATCACTTGAGGATGAATTGTTAGCTTTAACAGGAAAGCCAGAAGACGGAAGCGGTGGAAAAGATTATTTGTCTGAACAAATTGCTAGGATGGATTATGAGGAAACTGACTTCGAAGTTCTATCTGGCCCCAGACTGAGAAAAGCTGTTGATTACATCAAGTTAAATGAT GAAATGTTTGGAAAGCATGCTCCTGGGATTGAGCAAAATAGTGAAGACGAAGATTGGGGTCCAGGTAAAAGAAAGCGTAGACGGAAGGAGTCTGAATCAGATGCTGCAAGCACCCTTATAACCCTCTTTGAAAGTGAGAGAAGTTGTCCAGAAAAAATAGCGAATGAAGTGGAAAAAGAGTCTTGTGGTAGACCAGCCAAGAGAGAAATATTTAGGATTCCTCCTGATGCAGTCGAG GAACTTCGCCGTGTATTTGCTGAGAATGAACTTCCATCTAGAGAAGTGCGGGTGAacctctccaagcagctgggtaTTGAATATGAGAAG GTGAACAAATGGTTCAAGAATGCACGGTATATGGCCCTTAAAGCTAGAAAGGTAAGGATTGAACCTGCAGATCATATTTTGTCAAGTGATGCAGAAGAAAATGTAGCCACGGCACCTAAAGATCTTGCGAAATCACCTAATGAAGAAACTGCCAACTTGGTGATCCGTCCTTCCAAGAAAAAGCATAACAAAAAAGCAGTAAAACCGTCAACAGACAAAGTAGAG ACACTTGTAGAATTTGGCGATGACGTGAGCCTGAAACTACTGCGAGAGAGGgcaaaaaaagaaaggagaaaacTCAATTCCAAGGAAAGGGAAAGAATACAAGAAGCTGAAGCTGAGATGCAAAAGCTTTGTCGGATCAAGGACAAAATAGCGAGACTCCAGGACTTTTTACTAAGGTTTCCAAGTCGCAGAGGTAGAAGAGCGGAAGCTTCTAGTTTAGATGAAACATTGGTTGTCTTTGTACCTGTtgcagagttaaaggagaaaAGGTGA
- the LOC132603227 gene encoding pathogenesis-related homeodomain protein isoform X3 — MPGKTDKDMHKAVARSSQVKNVLRRLEKTRSKLKSKSHGRATHASSSKRTAAGEGKEKCCSGKNILKKEIPQKAKSSKLEHDNVDIGSEKLKRRRRKRRRKRNEDPDDVSRLQRRTRYLLIKMKLEQNLIDAYSAEGWKGQSREKIRPERELQRAKKQILKCKLGIREMVHRLDLLSSAGQIDDSAISPDGSVHHEHIICAKCKLQEAFPDNDIILCDGTCNCAFHQKCIDPPLSTENIPPGDEGWFCKFCKCKMEIIEATNAHLGTHFAVDCNWEDIFKEEALLPEDGESSVCPEQDWPSDDSKDDDYDPEKVANSHSSSTDSFESDSSGEASSGSIFGSLEDELLALTGKPEDGSGGKDYLSEQIARMDYEETDFEVLSGPRLRKAVDYIKLNDEMFGKHAPGIEQNSEDEDWGPGKRKRRRKESESDAASTLITLFESERSCPEKIANEVEKESCGRPAKREIFRIPPDAVEELRRVFAENELPSREVRVNLSKQLGIEYEKVNKWFKNARYMALKARKVRIEPADHILSSDAEENVATAPKDLAKSPNEETANLVIRPSKKKHNKKAVKPSTDKVETLVEFGDDVSLKLLRERAKKERRKLNSKERERIQEAEAEMQKLCRIKDKIARLQDFLLRFPSRRGRRAEASSLDETLVVFVPVAELKEKRS; from the exons ATGCCTGGAAAAACAGATAAAGATATGCATAAAGCAGTTGCGCGCTCATCACAAGTAAAAAATGTGTTGAGAAGATTAGAGAAAACGAGATCGAAGCTGAAATCAAAATCTCATGGAAGGGCTACTCATGCATCTTCGTCAAAGAGAACAGCTGCTGGTGAAGGTAAGGAGAAGTGCTGTTCTGGAAAAAACATACTCAAGAAAGAAATTCCGCAAAAAGCTAAATCGTCGAAGTTAGAACATGACAACGTGGATATTGGGTCTGAAAAGTTAAAGAGAAGGAgaagaaaaaggagaagaaaacGTAATGAAGATCCAGATGATGTTTCACGTTTACAAAGGAGAACAAGATACCTCTTGATCAAGATGAAGCTAGAGCAGAATCTTATTGATGCTTATTCTGCAGAAGGCTGGAAAGGTCAGAG TCGAGAAAAAATTAGGCCAGAAAGAGAACTACAAAGAGCGAAGAAGCAAATATTAAAATGCAAGCTTGGAATAAGGGAGATGGTTCACCGGCTGGATTTGCTTAGCTCTGCTGGGCAGATTGACGATTCTGCTATTTCTCCAGATGGATCTGTCCATCATGAACAT ATTATCTGTGCCAAATGCAAATTGCAGGAAGCTTTCCCTGACAATGATATCATACTTTGTGATGGTACATGCAACTGCGCCTTCCATCAAAAATGTATTGATCCTccactatcaacggaaaata TACcgccgggtgatgaaggatggtTTTGCAAATTTTGCAAGTGTAAAATGGAAATAATAGAAGCAACAAATGCTCATCTTGGCACCCACTTTGCTGTGGACTGTAATTGGGAG GATATCTTTAAGGAAGAAGCTCTTCTGCCCGAAGATGGGGAGTCATCGGTATGCCCAGAACAAGACTGGCCATCTGATGACTCCAAAGATGATGACTATGATCCCGAAAAAGTTGCGAATAGTCACAGTAGTAGTACTGATAGCTTTGAGAGTGATTCTTCCGGTGAAGCAAGCAGTGGAAGCATATTTGGATCACTTGAGGATGAATTGTTAGCTTTAACAGGAAAGCCAGAAGACGGAAGCGGTGGAAAAGATTATTTGTCTGAACAAATTGCTAGGATGGATTATGAGGAAACTGACTTCGAAGTTCTATCTGGCCCCAGACTGAGAAAAGCTGTTGATTACATCAAGTTAAATGAT GAAATGTTTGGAAAGCATGCTCCTGGGATTGAGCAAAATAGTGAAGACGAAGATTGGGGTCCAGGTAAAAGAAAGCGTAGACGGAAGGAGTCTGAATCAGATGCTGCAAGCACCCTTATAACCCTCTTTGAAAGTGAGAGAAGTTGTCCAGAAAAAATAGCGAATGAAGTGGAAAAAGAGTCTTGTGGTAGACCAGCCAAGAGAGAAATATTTAGGATTCCTCCTGATGCAGTCGAG GAACTTCGCCGTGTATTTGCTGAGAATGAACTTCCATCTAGAGAAGTGCGGGTGAacctctccaagcagctgggtaTTGAATATGAGAAG GTGAACAAATGGTTCAAGAATGCACGGTATATGGCCCTTAAAGCTAGAAAGGTAAGGATTGAACCTGCAGATCATATTTTGTCAAGTGATGCAGAAGAAAATGTAGCCACGGCACCTAAAGATCTTGCGAAATCACCTAATGAAGAAACTGCCAACTTGGTGATCCGTCCTTCCAAGAAAAAGCATAACAAAAAAGCAGTAAAACCGTCAACAGACAAAGTAGAG ACACTTGTAGAATTTGGCGATGACGTGAGCCTGAAACTACTGCGAGAGAGGgcaaaaaaagaaaggagaaaacTCAATTCCAAGGAAAGGGAAAGAATACAAGAAGCTGAAGCTGAGATGCAAAAGCTTTGTCGGATCAAGGACAAAATAGCGAGACTCCAGGACTTTTTACTAAGGTTTCCAAGTCGCAGAGGTAGAAGAGCGGAAGCTTCTAGTTTAGATGAAACATTGGTTGTCTTTGTACCTGTtgcagagttaaaggagaaaAG ATCATAA